A genomic window from Candidatus Jidaibacter acanthamoeba includes:
- a CDS encoding replication-associated recombination protein A — protein MFKSSNTTPLADKLRPTSLDEVYGQEHILDSDSLFLKLDKNSYALSMILWGPPGCGKTTIARLLTKKIEGILYTLSAVISGAAEFKDVFKKASENKKCGINTILLVDEIHHLNRSQQDIFLPYIENGTIILIGATTENPSFELNSALLSRCKVVVVNRLDTNALLHILKRAERLLDKPLPIREEARTTLCDMADGDARFLLNICEELFDLKHTSPLTSSELLSLMQKRTPIYDKGRDQHYNLISALHKSLRGSDCDASLYWLARMLTAGENPLYIIRRLVRCAVEDIGLADPAALQQALAANQAYELLGSPEGELAIAQAVIYLATAPKSNAVYKAYKNSVSDAKNYGSLMPPFHILNASSELMKEQGYAEGYVYDHDTKEGFSGQNYFPDKFKRRIYYKPVERGFEREINKRLQYWATLRRKLS, from the coding sequence ATTGGATAAGAATTCATATGCTTTAAGTATGATACTTTGGGGGCCTCCTGGATGTGGGAAAACAACTATAGCAAGGTTACTTACTAAAAAGATTGAAGGTATCCTGTATACATTATCTGCTGTAATAAGCGGAGCTGCAGAATTTAAGGATGTATTTAAAAAAGCAAGTGAAAATAAAAAATGCGGAATTAACACTATACTATTAGTAGACGAGATTCATCATTTAAATCGTTCTCAACAAGATATCTTTCTACCATATATAGAGAATGGTACTATAATTTTAATTGGTGCTACGACTGAAAATCCTTCCTTTGAGTTAAATAGCGCTCTTCTGTCTCGTTGTAAAGTAGTTGTTGTGAATAGATTAGATACTAATGCATTACTCCATATACTAAAACGAGCAGAAAGATTGTTAGATAAGCCACTACCTATAAGAGAAGAAGCGAGAACTACTCTATGTGACATGGCCGATGGCGATGCACGATTTTTATTAAACATATGCGAAGAGCTCTTTGATTTAAAGCATACAAGCCCTTTAACTTCTTCCGAATTGCTTTCATTAATGCAAAAAAGAACACCGATCTATGATAAAGGTAGAGATCAGCATTATAATCTTATAAGTGCATTACATAAGTCTTTAAGAGGATCAGATTGTGATGCAAGTTTGTATTGGTTAGCAAGGATGCTAACTGCAGGGGAGAACCCTTTATATATTATTAGGAGGTTAGTCAGGTGTGCTGTAGAGGATATAGGATTGGCTGACCCTGCTGCATTACAACAAGCTTTAGCTGCAAATCAAGCCTATGAGCTTTTAGGATCTCCTGAAGGGGAACTAGCTATAGCACAAGCAGTAATATATCTAGCTACAGCACCAAAATCAAATGCTGTTTACAAAGCATATAAAAATTCTGTATCAGATGCTAAAAATTATGGTTCTTTAATGCCACCCTTTCACATACTAAATGCTTCATCAGAGTTAATGAAAGAGCAAGGGTATGCTGAAGGATATGTTTACGACCATGATACTAAGGAAGGCTTCTCAGGACAAAACTACTTTCCGGATAAGTTTAAAAGGAGAATTTATTATAAACCTGTGGAAAGGGGATTTGAAAGAGAGATAAACAAACGGTTACAATATTGGGCAACCTTAAGAAGGAAACTAAGTTGA